The nucleotide window TGATTCGTGTTTCATTTAGATTATCAAGTGCAGAGTTCTGAATAAACGATATCAGGCTCccgcttttttttgtttgactttTTTTTGGGACATGTTCTTATTCGGACAGTTATGTTGTTTAGTATGATTACATGACTACAGTTTCTTGTATAGGTTGTCTCAATAGTTTCAGTGAGTTTCTTTTACTAATACAATGGACCTTCTCTGCTTCATGCTAATGTCTTTAAGACCATTGTACTCTATTAATCTTTTCAACTATATCCTTTCCTTTGCGTCTTGTTCTCTCAATGAGTTCCGTTCTATATGCTTTGAACTGGTGTTTAACCAAGTAGAAAGCTCCCTTGTGTCATTCATCTTCATTATGTTTATATCGActcaaattttttgttttgcCCAAGTTTGGTTTGTGAGTTTAGTTTGTTCTGTATGTTCACAGCTCTAGTATGAAGTTTGCTTGACTACCATTGCAGACTTGTTCAGATTGCAGCGTCTCTTTACCTCTCATTTGCTCGTTATTTTATAGGAAATTGCATAATGCTTGTGTGGAGGCATGGATCTACACTACAGCCATGCAAATGCCCCTTGTGCCGTCGTCCCATAAGTTTGCTCGTTCCTACAGAAGACACTATCAGAAACCGTAGTGACTCTGCAGTTTCTGAGGTTCTTGCTAATCTTGAAACCTACAACCGATACTTTGGTGGACGATCAACTAGTTTGTTTCaggtaatttatttttctatgcGTGCACTCTTAAGTCAAATTTCTCTTACTGAGCTTCTTTTTCTCTTGCCAGAGGATGCAAGACCTTCCCTTCTTACTTCGGAGATTGTTGCGGGAAATGATGGATCCTCAAAGAACCCTTCCACTTGTCATCAGAGCTCGAGTTTATATTGCAGTTAAGCTCCGACCTAACTCTTAAGTTTGGATCTCTCAGTTATTACACAATATTAGTATTGTTGTGGGTTTAATGTAGTTTCTTTTCATTGGATGCAGATGATTCTCAGTGCTGTTTACATAGTCAGTCCAATAGATATCATTCCAGAAGGtgattcattctttttttttgctttatctTACTAATCATTATATCTCTATATGTCTTCTCACAAATAATTTTCTCATAGGAGTTCTTGGGGTAGTCGGTTTGCTTGATGATCTACTCATAGCATTGATTTGCTTCCTCCATGTTGCTGCTTTGTACCGTTCGGTTCTCTATTTCCGTCATGCCGGTTCGTGAACCAATAAATGTTTTTGACATTATGTACTTACGTTTTGTCTTTGCCTGTCTTTGATCACTTAACCTTTATAAACACGATAGTGTTCTGTTTTGACTATGGAAACTGAAATGGGTGAGGATGATAGGACCATAGAACAAAAAGGCTTGGACCACAAATCAATAATCATTCTAGGTTATATGCGCATCTTCGTTCCTGAAACCTACGGATCAATCTTTTTGACCATTCCACTCATGACTCAGTGTCACTTACGGTTTGACGAAGAAAATGTGAGATTGATGGGATCATAAGATAAGAACAGGAACTTAATTTTCACTCTCAATTCCACTAATCCAATTATCTTTCACAAGCTTCAGTATTCATAACTAAAGTGTGACCATTTACATTGAGTGGTCCTCTTCTAGAAACTTTGATGAGTTTATTACCTCAGTGACTGCTGAAAAGTCATCCATGGGCGGCTCGTGATCCATCCTGAACGAATCAACGTCGTTCTTAGCCCAAGTCTCACTTGGGAAAACCAGGTTATTGCAAATGGATCTTTTATGGTGAATATGCGAAAAAGCAAAAGTGGTTTCGCATTAGTCTCCAAGTGTTGAACAGTTTCTTCCAGTCATAGAGACAACACACTGTGTCACGGTAGATGATGAGTGGACCACAAGATGGAGCCACCACTTTTTTGTCTCAACATGGTCACACGTGCATAGACATAGGTCGACGAGGCTTGTGTTCACATGTAACACTCAGAAACACATACGCGTGAAAAACTCATCTTTTTAATGTGCATGTACCGAAAGTGACGTTGCTCCACTGGACTCACCGCCTAAAACTAAAACCCATCTTTAAAACTTGTCTCCTCTATTCTAGCCTCCATCTAAATTAAATGCATTCGCAACAAAACATATCaatgtttttttctcttcatgATTCAGCGAGATTGTAATCAATCTTTTCCTTTTAGTGGTATAGTACTTATAATGCCTATTACATAAACAAAATATACGCATAGTAATTTAAAGAACTGCCCATGAAGTTGCATAATGTTATGTCTTGTAAACAAGTGTATTTGTAATAACGTGACGCTGTGTTATTAGAGGTATGGAGACAGATATGCTATTCTTTATCTGCTTCTCCTCTCGATCAATATTATTATCATTGTTGGAACGGTCCTACTCTACGAATTATAGATGGTAGACACCCATCACATTTACATTATtgtataaatttataatgttcGCTAAACCTCGGCCCTACAATCACTATTTGGCTAGCTATTTTACCCTCACAGAAACCTCATTTATTTAGTGTTCTAGAacttctattttatataatatcagCAAACTTAGTGTGATCGTTTCCTGCCAATAATGTCTTTACATAGTGGAAATTGCAATTCTTGATATGTTATGCATGGAAGAtcatctattttataaattttatgcaTATAAGatctttgaaaacaaaaactgtAATAATTAAAGTCTATAGGGATCAGCGGACTCTATTTTTTCTGTATATTGATATCATGATAGAAAATGTATGAGCTTATATAAAGTATCGATTCATTTGAAACTCCAACGAATTTATAATACTTAAATAGTATATAGTAAAAAAATGAATAGTTACaatatataacataaggttTGTCTCTTACGTTGTTACCTTGATTCACTAATGCATCTACCAATCTCTACTATTGGgagagaaaaatatataacagaGTTTCTTGAATATGTTTCTACCATATCATATGTAGGGCTCCAATATGGAAAACGACATGGAAAAGAAAGTAGCCAATGTGAAAAGGGAAGGGGATACAGCTGGGGGAGTCAGCATCCAAGATCTTTCTATGATCCGGATTTCATTTCTCCAAATAATTTATACCGTATCTCTTCCCAATTATCCGATATTAACTATTATAGAATCAACTAATAAAGAGAATGTAAACCTAGACTtatattgttgacaaaaaaaaccttGACTATATAAGAAAATCGTAGAAGACAGTAGTGTGGCGTTAGTGATATTTTCactgtttgtt belongs to Brassica rapa cultivar Chiifu-401-42 chromosome A07, CAAS_Brap_v3.01, whole genome shotgun sequence and includes:
- the LOC103831725 gene encoding E3 ubiquitin-protein ligase RNF170 is translated as MNGPPENDLCSICHSHFTAPCQANCSHWFCGNCIMLVWRHGSTLQPCKCPLCRRPISLLVPTEDTIRNRSDSAVSEVLANLETYNRYFGGRSTSLFQRMQDLPFLLRRLLREMMDPQRTLPLVIRARVYIAMILSAVYIVSPIDIIPEGVLGVVGLLDDLLIALICFLHVAALYRSVLYFRHAGS